Below is a genomic region from Anabas testudineus chromosome 13, fAnaTes1.2, whole genome shotgun sequence.
GAAGGAATTCATCTCTGCTCTCAAACAAAGTggtcaaacaacaaaatgaaagttTGTGGCCAAACATCTATTCAGTTTTTCCACAATGCTCCATAAACGGTGCCAGGCAAATGAGTCAGCAGCCGAAGAACGCCGAAGGGTTGTCTTGGTAGATTAACCTCAGCTGAAGATGTCTGACTACATTCACACAGAAGAGAAATAATTTGCAAGAATATCTGAGGTAGCCTGgatgattgtttgtttgtggctgGCTCATGGAGGCAGAAAGCAGTAGCCTGCAGCCAGTGTCTGTTTTGGTGTACACCTGTAGCAGCATGCTAAGACCTGTGTGAGAAGAAACAGGCATGATGAAAATGACTAAGGAAGAGGAAGACTAGCATGGATCTACTTTCAGCCCTGTCCCTCGTCTAAAGGCTAAAAGGCTCTCTGAGATACATATGAAAAGTCTTTGACCCCATCCTCGGAAAAGTGATTAAGACTTTTTCCCAAAACAGTTCTTctgtaatttccttttttacatCATACTTTCATATTCATTTCTGTACTTGTTAGGGTCGtatctggagaaaaaaagaagctgacTCAGCGGTAAGTTTATTCTCCAGTCTGGGTGTTGAACtatatattaacatttatggAGCAGCCGGTCTGTCACAACAGGAACTGTACTTTGCAGTTTGAAAGCTTATCTTGCGCCAGCTTTTACTGTCAGTGATAGTCACTGAATATTGACACGAGTCACAAACTAAGAGAGCCAAACTaaatttcattcatcttttaGATATCATCAAAGGTAAGGTCCTTTACCACCACCGTGACCTCAGCTCATTGTGTGTGATCAGGCATTGCCGCAATAACTGGGTTAAATTGAGTCTCTCTATTTAGAAATGACTGTCAACTGTACAACCTGGATTTCAGAGTAGTCGGGGAGTGTGTTGTATAAAGAGGGGCATTCACATGTTGCCTCTGTACAACTAGAGCAAcacttccttttttcatttctgtctgcagTTCTCTTTCTGGAATGTGACTTTCCCAGCTTTGTCTCGTGTCAGTCATTCAGGTgctgctggatagtgtagtggtaagatcatcGCCATCCATGCGGGAGACTGTGGCCTTCCTCCAGtgggggtccttaggcaagacctccttacgcttaccctgcctttgccttgtaccttgtaagtcgctttggataaaagcgtctgctaaataactaaatttCAATGTACTGTGTCCCTCTTCTTGTTGTCTCACTATTTTCAACCACTGTAATATCATTTATTCTCGATTTCGCTTTCTTAAATTAATTGCAGACAGAAATAGCATCAAACCATAACATTTAGAGAGACCTGTGAATGGTATCCGGaaaaacatgtagaaatatATTCTTATTCATGTCATATAAGCCCttttaaattgagtttttttttttcacaatatcAATATTTATCATGTGTGACAATCTTTGAAATGTGGTTTCTACTTTTATCAGAACGTGAAGGATAGAGCGGAAGTGGTTTAGTTACACATAGTCACTATAGAGTGACTTGTTATCTTtccctgtttgttttaaatgtgactataggaaaaaaagaacataaaaaaagaatcacCATTTCCTTATACATAGTGCAGCACAGCAACTTACTAATCCAAATGTGACACCTGTTTCTCATGTTGTATTACATATTTGGCCCTGGGCCATCATTTGATTGCAGTAGCTTATCAAACGTTGTGCAGGCTTCTTTGTCGTGTATTTaccaaagagaaagagacgCTTCTCACAAGTCTTGAAGGCAAGAATAACCGGAAAAGCCTGAGCTTCATTAAAAAATGATAGCTGGATGTAGTTGTGAGGGCAAGAGGCTTTTCATGGTGGTATTAATAAGTCTTGAGAAGAACGAAGCCAGGCGAGTTTGGAGGCAAAGTGAGCCAGGAATGGATGCAGAGACAAATGCTACTACTCTGCTGAGCATCTTGACAATGCTCTGTAACTTCAGTTTGTATTGTCTCCGCCTCAGGACTGACACACCATGTGTGTAATTTGTCTGTGTAAAACTATCTCATGCGCATGATTACATATGGGAAGTCAACTCTGCTTATCCCCACTGCCATAATACTGCAGTATTATGTAAGACCGATCTTTGCATGGATGTCACCAAGAAGCGTCTCTATAGAGATGTTATGCTTGATGAAAATATTTGATTGGGAGAGAAAGGCGAAGGAAAGAGTAAGAATAGGAGAAGCATGAGTGGGAGGGTCAGGTAAAAGGAGGAGGGAAGATACGTAGCCACTGGGCTTGACTGTACTTGCAGCACATTTGGGGAAAAGCTCTGAGAGCACAGCCTTATACAGACATTTCCAAGAGAGCATGTGCCCCAGCCTTGCACTGCTGTTTCCTGTTAACCCTTCATTCACCAAGAAACCACACACTGCCTGTAATAATGACTAGCAGAGATGGGATGGGTTTTTCTAAATATATGAGACTTTTACATATGACCATGTTGGTTATTTCATGGACTGACTCATTGTAGTCCTTTCCCTGTAGTAATTTAAAGGTTGGTGCCACAAATCCCTCTCAGGACATCAGCCAGTGACCTATTTATGCGTAAGAGAAAACCTCTTAAGTCAACCAGTCACTTCTAAGCTAAGTTAGCTTAGCTCGACGGCCAGCCTTCGTGTCCTCAAAGGCGGACTGGTCGTCTTCATCCTAGGAAGAACAGAAATAGATTTATAGCTGTGCCAGTCGTCGTTTATTCCAGTACTTAAAGTCCAGTCAAACCCAGCCATGAGCCTCCTGCAGCCTATTATGCCCAGTGGACTGGGTCAACACATGGACACGTGTGTTGCCAGGTTGACAGGTGTGAGGGTGTGTGCAAGTTCTGTCTTAAATGCGTCTCAGTGTCCTTAGTTCTATCAATAATGCAGCTGTTCACTCTCACTACTGAGCCCTTGCTTTCTTTACCATTAAATATGCATCCATTTCCCAGTCCCAAGTCTCTGTCCCATTCCAATTCCCTCAAGCCCTCTCTGCTGCGAACATCTACAGCATGCTTAATGCTGATTGGGTCAGAGAACGCTGCAGTCCTGTTTGATGTAGACTCCAACCAGCTGTAGGTGGTTTTAACCTGCTTCTGACCACTGGGCAGGCCACGGCTAAATAAAGGATTTCAGGCTGCACTAAAAGCTTCGATAGTTGCCAATGTGCCTTCTCTCCCTCAAAATACATCAGCGATCCAgatatttgcatttgtgtagcatttatttattattatttatttatttgaactaCCTGTAATTCTCCAATATACTGGTGTAGCAACAAATGACAGATGTGTAGgctacacacacagaggctgtgATAGTCTGTTTGaataagaatttaaaaaaataagattttTTGGTCCTAGTGtaacaaataacacaaacaatcaCAGGAAGATGTTTGAAGTTTATGTAATACACTTTTCTATGATTGACAGAAAACCCCAAGTTGATGTAATGTGTACTGATCTGTTACAGAGACGGGGTACACCTGAAATTAAAATACCTGATCAGCTTGTGAGGATATTTGTAGGATTGAAACTTGAGTACTTCCTGGTTGGAGATGATTGTACATCTGAtaattttctcctttctttcattCAGCTGGTAGCAGTACATAAAAAGCCACAATTTCTAGTCAACTTGGAATCAACAATAATGTTATCTGCTTGCAGGAAAATGCAGGACCTGTGTGGACATGGATTGTTCTGGGTGAGGCAGTCCTTGTTAGGCAGTGTTAGCAGCAGGAAGTGGGTTGTGGCTTTGGTCCTGTGTCACAGGAAGTAGCAGATTGTATCACGGGCGGGACAGATGGAGGGAAAGGGGGAGAAATGGAGGAGATGGATTAGGGGACTATAGGGAGAGCATGGGGAGCAAATAAGTAGAGGAGGGGTAGGAATGGGGAGGGATTGGAAATGACAGTGAGCCacctttgttcttctctgttcacACATTCTGTGCTCGCTATATTTTTATTCAGAATGtacttgttgttttcctgttttgttagAGGCAGATCTTCCGGCCCATACCCCTGAATATTATAATGTACGTGCAGCTTTTGTTGCTGTACAAAACAGTGGTATTCATCTCTACAGTGGAAGATTTGTTTCTCTTTAGCTCTCTCTCAGAAATGCAAACAATCACACGCTCTGCAGCCTCTATTGCTGTTAACTAAACTTGCATTTGTGCCAACATTCCTCGGTGTTCTGTAACTTGCGTTTCCTGTCTGCCTGCGACTAGAAATTTGTTGTCACCGATCTTAAAGCACATGTGGCTGTTTTCTTACAAAGTGTGTGGAGATGGAGGTTGATGTAGAGCAGGTGGAGGATTCCATAATCATGtcttgggttagggttagtattcaatgacaatgacaatcATCATCAAGTCCACTATCAGCAGTGAATGTCACTGAATGTGAATTGTGGCAAAGTGAGTTAGACAAGATGAAGCCAGGCTTATCTATAAGGACTGATGCTGATCTCTAAAATGGTTTGTTTATAATGGAGTGTTTTTGGTCTGTTTGTCCATCCGGTGTCTCCGcttcctcctcacctccccTAGCGTTTATTTCTTCCCTTGCAGCTGTGGTCCACACTTCACACTTTTAGATggcatttttttattgatataaaataattatataagaTTGTCCATTAAACCAAATGTTACCATAACCATATGTTTTCACTCTAAAAGTCTTAAATAGGTCAACATGACAATCTGCCAATTGGCATAGCTCGTCAGTGCCTTAAAGAGAAAATTtcagacaaaatgtttgtgaCAGGTGCCTAATAGATTCTTTGGTCATACATACGTTAGCTGGGTCTAACTAGTCTGTAGTTTAATTTGTGACTATATTTAGATCCTGCAGTTGCCTTCTGTTGTCATTTCTATTCTGAATTTCCTGCTTTACACCAAGCTTCTACATGTCTGCAAGTTGGACTTGTTGTGTTGTAGAGGCTTGGACGAACAAAGGAAATTATGCTTTTATACACCCCTTAAAGCCTTTAAACATAAAATTCGATTTGTTCATACTGCCTTTGTCATAAACATGAATCTTCATTGCCAGTTTTTTGAAAGTATCAAATTATAAGTTTTACTAACTTCATCCCGAGCGAGATGCTCATTTTCTCACCCCCACTGAgctgtaaattaatttaatctCTTCCTGTCTTGCCATCTCTCTTTCAGTGAGTCGAGTATTTGCCAGGCTCGGGCCACTGTGATGATCTATGACGATGGCAGTAAGAAGTGGCTACCAGCAGGCACCGGAGCTCAGACCTTCAGCAGAGTCCAGATCTATCACAACCCCTCCAACAATGCCTTCAGGGTAGTAGGACGCAAGATGCAGACAGACCAGCAGGTACATCCAATGTTTGTGGGTCTACTGTGTGAGTAGCAGACCtggtgtgttagtgtgtgtggctgtattTGTATGGctattgtgaggaccagcatgaatttttaattgttggacatttttacaaagtgaggataTGTTAGCCGCTTGTCACAATGAcaagggtgtttaaagagcaacttCGGGGTTAAGACTAgattttagggttagggttagaattgAGTTTTGGTTAGGGTAAGTTATAGTCCGCTTTCTCGAGAAAACTGATTTATTAATATTGCCATATAAATGGGAAATCTGGTTATTGTAATcggggtaggggattagagaaatCTGATTTCCCGAGGTtgatttctcctggagaactCTGATTACTCTGCCATGCAAATGCTTAACCGGGTTTCTAATCGGCTTTCTGCAAGAGCccatgtgcataacaaaggctgctgACACACACCACTCTGTTACTATCAGCTGAATGAATGGAGAGATCATTACACAGAGAAGCaatcttgtttttaaatcaagttcGCTcgaaattataataaaactgaaactaacacaaagttCCCAGAAGActtctaaataagtcactttttactgtgcatttcttttattcaggCAGTTTGCTCTTTAAATTGGAGTGCTGTGATTGTCtgactgttgctgtgtctctctctcacagcgCTGTCAGTCACCTCCCTGCCACAAGtattaaaaaatgcatgtaTACTCTGTATATTTCCAGTAACCTGgtttcttgagtgcatgtaaacgcgTTCCCTGATTACttgagaaacctggtttctctcagtaacctcGTTGCTTGAGTCCTTCATTGTCTCTGAAAGTGTGAGGTGTGTAAAGGTCATCGATCTGTCTGTGGGCATTTGATGTAAAGCTGACAGCCTGGACTGTACCAACATGATGTATGGTCTCCTGACACTGTTGTTATTTTGGCGAACTGGTGACCTACTGAACTACACCAGAGTTCACCACTTAACTGTTTCAGCAGAGGCAAGAGCACATCTCACCTCTGTGGTttaattatattacatttaatgattttaaaaatagaagtGTGAGGGAAGGAATGTGCATTGAATTTATTGTCCAGCTCTTGCTCTACTtgtctgtacattttttatgttatgtttcaTTGCCCAAGTCAAAAACGACGATGATTTAGGAACCTTGAAGTAGTGGTACTAGTAGCTATGGTCAATAACATGCACTCACATGCTGCTGGACGCTGCTGAATggttttgtgcttgtttttaaagtaattgCTTAAACCCTTATGTGGACTGGTAGGACATACACATGACCACACCATGAGAATTGAATCTGAAGTTTTGAGGAACATGTGGTGTGGTGTTCATTGTAGGCATGATGTCAGCATAATGATTGGAAACTTTCCttagaaaagaagaacaaagaggTTTCCTTGTCGTTATCAGACGATAATGACTCACCAGACATCAGCAGATAAAGGTGGGCAGAGTcgaagttaaaaaaaaaaaaaaaactctgggTAAACTTGGGTGGGTCTATTCTTGACTACAGCACTGCTCAGTGTCTCTCTTCTTTAAACATTAAGAGGTCTGAAATGTTCCCTAGAGACAGGTCTTAAAGTGGATGATGTTTCCTGTGCGATAGTAACCCTGTTCAGCCATTTCCTGTGACAGTTTAGGGAGAGGCCTGATACTCAATAAGGACTCTATATTTGTGTCGTGATGGAGGCACGCAACTTGGTTTAGGATGACAGTGGATAAAAGCCGCAGGGAACTAATAACAGAAAATATAGGGTGGCTTAATTTTCTCTCTTATTCCTTATTTCCCCTTGTTTCTTCACATTCTCTGGTTGTCTGCATATAGAGTAACATTTTGCTTTAATGCTTGTCTTTTCAATTTCTCTTATGCATCATGGTGTGATTAGATGATTAAATTGTACCGAAGGCACAAGTGGAACAATAGCTTTAAGGATTTTCTGCAGGCCTTTAGGATTTTTTTGAACATGTTGTCTTTTATCctgatttttaatatttttatgtcaGTCTTCAGTCTGTCCCTGTTGCTTTTCTTGCCTTTTGGCACGATTGCAGCGAATTTAGGAGTACTACTGTCTACAGTGGTACCTGATCTTGCTACTTTCTCTTTTCAGTGCATGTCACCCACTATGATATTCACTCTGACAGGGTCCCCTCTCCTACTAACTGCTCTGTGGAATTCAGAGTCTGTTAAACAAATAGTGAAATGGTGTGTCAGCACATTCAGGCAATGCTCAAACCtagaacattttttttctttgtggatCATGGGCTTCACGCCACCTGCTGGGTGGAAAATAAATCTGGATAATCGGGCACAAGAAAATACAGCACACTATAATTTTTTGCATATTTgggtttgtggttttctttaatAGGTTTTCCAGTTTTCTAGTGAGGAAGCCATCTCCTAGGGGTTGTGCTTTGGTATTTAGTGTTTATATTCCAACTCAgtttaaacactttaaattctgatctttagAACTGACACCATTTGtttgaacacagacagacaaacaaacacaaacactttgctCATCAGGTCATTTTATTGATCACCTGTCCCTCTCCCTTCTTCAGGTAGTTATAAATTGTCCTATCACAAGAGGTCTCAAATATAACCAGGCCACACCCAATTTCCACCAGTGGCGGGATGCCCGACAGGTGTGGGGCCTCAACTTTGGAAGCAAGGAAGATGCTACTCTATTTGCCAATGGCATGGCTCATGCTTTGGATGTGCTCAACTCCATGGGAGATGCAGGTAAACAAGTTGCTTCTTACATCAGCATATAACCAGGATATCACTTCATAAAAGTATCATAACATATAACTAAGTTTGGCTGACATGTTGCATTATCAAGTCCTCTCTTGGTCTATCTCACCTTTGTGCTTATTTTGAGTAGGATAAAACcatttggtttctgttttccaCACAGTTTGCTCTCTGAGAGCTTTGCCCCATGCATAGTTGATGTCCTCTCTTTGAGCTCCTTCTAGAGGATAAATTTGATAACATaacaaatgtttctgttgtaaaCTTGGGTACTTTTTGCAAAACtattaatatttcattgttCAAAGATTTTATTGTATGTTCTACTTCTATAGTTTGttagtcatttttttcttaattgtcCAAAgcttctgttttaattttctgtgtttgattttgttttgagcTGCTagttaataaaatgtgatctgctGCATATCTTGTGCTGCCACATACGAAATAGACTATGCTAGTAGTCACAAAGCTAAGCCAATTAAGTAATATAAAATGCCTTTGGGGTCCTATTCTGTGCTGGTTTACATCAACATTTTCGGTCTCTTTGTCTAATGACATTGTCCTCAGACTTTGTACACTCACCAGCGAAAAGGTGTGTACACAAAGGGTTAGATATAGTTCACAATCAGAATCGGAAGAGGCGGATAGTTCAAGAGCAACTGATTTGTAACATTATCTGATTGACTTTTAATTTTTGTATTAATCatgtattctgtgttttgttttgcaggttATGCAACCCTTCCCCGCCCAGTGTCAAATGGCCCGTCTCCAGAAGAGGTTGAACAGCAGCGGAGGTACCTTCAAACGTCTTCTAAATAAAATCCATCTTTACAATTCTAACTCTAATAAACTACTGTCCAGTTTGTTTGAATCCCCTTCTATGTCCTCTGGGCACGGTTCTGCTAAAATAAGTAATGTGCCCAGCTGATGTATCAATATCAGTGGTGGTTCTTTGAAACATAGCAGGTTTACCCATTTAGACAAGTTAGCTGTTCTGTGAGGTCATATTACGTTTATGTCCCTAACAGAAGCAAACTACCATCTGGGTTTAGTTGCATAACAATTAATACAACGTCAAGCTGTCTTGGCTTTGCATTAGTCCTGTTGGCACGGTTTTTGCACACACGCATATGTAGAGGATTTGATGGCATTAGCCCGACACTGCTAAAGCTTCTGTCAGCTCCTGTAGGTTAAAGGTTaacaaaacagcagaacaatgcAGAACCCCCTGACATCATCCCAACCTTCTCCCCATCaatttgttagtttgttttcctCCAGTGAGACCTAATGTGCTGATACCATGCATACTTGCATAGACTAGAACTTAACCTTTTAATCTCATTTAGACTAAAAGGCAATATGCTAACACAGTCAGAAAGGCTTGTGATTGGCTACAGGGACTGTCTGTCAAGTTACTAGTGGTTTGAGCAGCTGGCTACATGCTGTGGCTTAGAGACAGCCATTAAAACCTTTGAAATCCAGCATATACACAGGTGCTTTTCATGGTGATAAACATAAATTCACTGTATACttcaatatgtaaaaatatttttttaaaaagcccaAGCTTTAAATCATTCTGTCTTCAAATGTGTGGATCTGTGCATTATTGAGTGGgtatttgtgcatgttgtgtGATGTTCTGTAAACAGCTGGCAGATGTGTTGGGGGAGATGGGAGGGAGCAGTAGGCAACTGAGGCAGCTCAAATTAGGCCACAGTGTCCAGCTGTGGACATTTTAGTGGTAGACTAATCAGAAGCTGTGAAATCCATCTTTCATCTGTTAACAAAAATTATTAACATATATTGAACACAATTAACCCACATTTAAACTCTCCACACAAGTGCCAAATATTATAATTAAGACAAAAACTATGGAAATTATGGCTCTTGCATAAATATTCTAATAATCTACATAACATGTACACATGAAATTGTGTATAGCTGAAAGGAAACATTGGCCACTATGGTTTACCTAATGGTTAGCCTGTCTTTATAGCTACATTAACGTTTAAtccacattttctgtgtgtgtgtttgtctgcaggttgGAGCAACAGAGGCTGGAACAGCAGGAATGGGAGcgacaggagagagaaagacaagagcGAGAAAGgcaggaaagagagaggcaggagagagagagactggagagagaaaggctggagagagaaagacaagctGCAGCAGGTCAGGAAACACCTGGGCTAGTCAACATTACTGCACCATAAAGAAGTCCAGTCTTAGTAGTTCCTcatattttagtctttttttggTCTTAAGTGAACATAGTGATCACAGATTTTTAAGGCCCCTGTAATAAATCTAATATATATTCTAGGTCATAAATCTATGTTGGTGAACGTGAGCTTCCAATTTCAAAGTGGATATAAACCTGCTTATTTGTAGTGATGTAATGTGAATAGGATATAAATATGCATTATCAGccattaaacaacaacaaaaaatgcatttctCCCAAAACTGTCGCCTTATATTTTACCTGCATACTCTTGTTGGTTTGCATCTTGATTCACGTCTCTAAATGGTTGTGAGTGATCACTGATGgccctctctctctggtttTAGTCCCTATTCCTCCGGCTCCACCATTGGCCTCTGGAggcccccctcctccaccagcccctcctccaccccctggacctcctccagcagctggcaTTCCGCCACCTCCTGGACCACCTCCCACAGGACCCCCACCAGCCCCACCTTTGcctgctgcaggaggaggaggtggcatTGGTGGTGGGccaggtggaggaggtggtggactGGCAGCTGCCCTAGCAGGCGCTAAACTCCGCAAAGTGTCAAAGGTAAGTTTGTAACAAAAcaattttccttctttcctgttACATTTTAGTCCAAGCTACGATATCTGCACCTGTCAGTGATGATTGAGTTATCAGACCAACACAATGTTTCCCTGactcttcttttgttttactatttGCTGCCCTCAGCAGGAAGATGCAGCCCCTGCAGCCGCTGCAGCCGCTGCAGCCCCTGCAGCTCCAATGGGCAGGGCTGACGCCAGCCGCAGCAGCAATTCATCTATTGGTGGAGGGGGAGGTGATCTGATGGGTGAGATGAGTGCCATCCTGGCACGAAGGTGGGTAACACCAGTCACATTACACAAGTAGACAATAAGACTTACTATTATGATTTACTAATtagcttttaatttaattttgagCTTATTTAtctaactaataataataataataattattattattattatgaaaataataattttaaaatgcaatacaTTGAATCTTTCTACATcaggagaaaagctgcaaacacTGGAGAGAAGCCACCTGTGAAGACACAAGATAATGTAAGGattacattgtttttaaaaaccccaaacaaataattgtgttttatatgtgacCAAACACTGTAGGTGATGAATAGTTAACAGATGTAAGTTGAGAATGTCTAACTCTAAACAGAAGGCTTTGTTCTATTTATACAGGATGATTCAGAGCCTCAAGGTCAAAGTGGTAAGAATTTTTTGTATCTGTAGAATGCCACCTACATTTATTCTCATATTCATTTTACATCATATGCAAAATCAATATTAACAACACATGTTTTTATACCTTTTTCCTCTCAGATACAATGAGAAGACCATGGGAGAAGTCATCTATGGTCAGGTAATCAGAATTCACTTATATCTGAATATTTCAGAAAGTCTGACCTCTCTCTAGGTGTCTGGTGCCACACGTTGCCTCATTCTGGGATTAGTTTCCGTCAGTGTGACTGTGGTTGGGTGAACATATGTGCATCTGTCTTTGCTCGTGGAAAAGCGTGCTTTTGTGTGTGACCGTCTTCCATTTTCATTCTAAGCGAAGAGTATGTGTGTCTCACTAACAGGAATAACTCCATCACCAAGAACATGGACTCCACTTCCTCATTGTCCCAAGGTCCCAGGTATACATGTACATGCTGTCCACTCATGACCTTAGCtcccctttcttttcttttctcttgagGTTAGCGCAGCACCACTGCAACCTGTGAGCTAGAATGTCTTATTTTACAGCTGATAGCACCATCTAATGGATCAGAGTATAGCTTGCACCCAAGGGACTCATA
It encodes:
- the vaspb gene encoding vasodilator-stimulated phosphoprotein isoform X2, coding for MSESSICQARATVMIYDDGSKKWLPAGTGAQTFSRVQIYHNPSNNAFRVVGRKMQTDQQVVINCPITRGLKYNQATPNFHQWRDARQVWGLNFGSKEDATLFANGMAHALDVLNSMGDAGYATLPRPVSNGPSPEEVEQQRRLEQQRLEQQEWERQERERQERERQERERQERERLERERLERERQAAAVPIPPAPPLASGGPPPPPAPPPPPGPPPAAGIPPPPGPPPTGPPPAPPLPAAGGGGGIGGGPGGGGGGLAAALAGAKLRKVSKQEDAAPAAAAAAAAPAAPMGRADASRSSNSSIGGGGGDLMGEMSAILARRRKAANTGEKPPVKTQDNDDSEPQGQSDTMRRPWEKSSMVRVKSAGNSNDTGGMDDSDLEKMKQEILEEVRKELQKVKEEIIGAFIQELQKRST
- the vaspb gene encoding vasodilator-stimulated phosphoprotein isoform X1, giving the protein MSESSICQARATVMIYDDGSKKWLPAGTGAQTFSRVQIYHNPSNNAFRVVGRKMQTDQQVVINCPITRGLKYNQATPNFHQWRDARQVWGLNFGSKEDATLFANGMAHALDVLNSMGDAGYATLPRPVSNGPSPEEVEQQRRLEQQRLEQQEWERQERERQERERQERERQERERLERERLERERQAAAVPIPPAPPLASGGPPPPPAPPPPPGPPPAAGIPPPPGPPPTGPPPAPPLPAAGGGGGIGGGPGGGGGGLAAALAGAKLRKVSKQEDAAPAAAAAAAAPAAPMGRADASRSSNSSIGGGGGDLMGEMSAILARRRKAANTGEKPPVKTQDNDDSEPQGQSDTMRRPWEKSSMVRNNSITKNMDSTSSLSQGPRVKSAGNSNDTGGMDDSDLEKMKQEILEEVRKELQKVKEEIIGAFIQELQKRST